TTTACCCGTATGGCGGCTATAGGCAGCGGCGTGCTGAGCTTATGTTTTGCTATCGCGATGGCAATTTCGTTCGGTATTGAATCTCCGTTGGGCTATTCGGTTTTCACTTTAAGTGCGGCAAGCTTTTTACTGGCCGGGCTAACCCAATATTCCTGGAGTTTGGATAACTGGCTGGCATCGTGCAAAATTAACAGGAAGTTAAGCGCATACCAATCCGCTCAGCGCAATGTTGAGCGCGAAGAGCCTTATGCTGAATTTGCAGATATTGACCAGATCAGGGCATTTGTAAAAATATCGTACCGGATTTAAACGGGGAAGCGAGGTGGTTTAATTTAAGACAAACTTTTTTAGGTATACCTCGGCAGTTTTTTTGCAACTGCTTCTTCCATGCAACGACAACCGAAAACCTCAGGGTCCTCTGCGAGTTTAAGTTTACCCATAAAAATCGGACCTGCTAAATGTCTTGTTTTGCACCTCTGGTGCAATAAATATGGGTGATTTGATATTACTACAAACCTTTTGCACCTCTGGTGCACCTATCATGGTGCTATAAAAGAAATAAAAAGATTAACAAATTATCAAAATCCCCCAGAGGGGGTAAAGGTTTGTAGAAAAAAAACGCTACGCTCCTTCCGAACCCCAGAGGGGTTCAACTCAAGTTGCTATTCAATTTCACCAATGCTGTTTCGTGGGTAAACTTAAACTCGCAGAGGACCCTGAGGAAACGGAAGAAACTCTTAAAAATTCGCAAGTTCAAGCGTCTACGCCATAACCGTTAACTTAAGGAAATTTTGAGAAGTTTTTTTTAAGATGTTGTATAGGCGGGGCTTCGCCGATGGGCAAAACCACTTAGATTTTCCCATATTTGTATAGTTTTATTTTTCAATAAAAAGGCGGTTGTTTACCATACGTTTACCGCCTTTTTCTATTTAAATATAGACATTTTTTTTTAAGATTGAACTCTTTTGTAGGAGAAAAGTTCCATTTATTTTCAATCAGGAGGCATTTATCACAAGTTGCTCATCTGCATTAAAAAACAATATAGCCGGCTTCCTTGATCCTTTACAACTTGATACCATAGCCCGCAGAACTGGATTTTTGCAAAGGACTTCTAAACTTAAGCCAAAAGAGTTTATCGATACGCTGATGTTCAGCGAGTTCGACCATAGCAGGCTAAGCCTTCAGGATTGCTGTAACGATCTGGCTCACCAACATCAAAAATCGCTGAGTAAAGTAGCCTTGCACAAACGGTTTAATGAACATAGCTTCAGTTTTTTAAAATCAGTATTGGCAGAACAGATCACCCAAAAGCTGGATATAAAAAGCGGAAAGGACTGGAAGCCTTTTACCCGGGTAATGATTACAGATTCATGCAAATTTGCCTTACCTCAACAATATAAAGATGATTATCCTGGGTTTGGCGGAGCCAGAAGCAAGGCCTTGATGAATATGCAGTATGCCTTTGATCTTAAGCAAGGTAACTGGGAAACCCTTGAATTGACCAAAGTATCTGAAAATGATAAAGCTTATTCAAAAAGAAGCTTACAGGATATTAAGGCGGGAGATTTGCATATCCGTGACCTTGGCTATGTTACCCACGGATATTTGCTGAAGGTATCTACAGAAAAAGCCTTTTTCCTTAACAGGCTGCATCCGGGCTGGAAACCGATCTCGCGCAGTACGGGAAAAGCGATTAATTGGCATACACTTTATCAGGAAATGCAACTAAGCAAGCGTAATCGTTTTGAAACAATGGTCACTATAGGAAAGGGAGAGGAAGCCTTTGATTGCCGCCTGATCGCTGTGCCTGTACCCGAAAAAGTATGGTCTGAAAGGATCCGGAAGGCTCAAATACGGGCCAAAAGCGTTGGTTATGAACTTACTGATGACTATAAGTACCGCTGCCGGTTTAGCATATTTATTACAAATACAACAATTGAGTTACTCAATGCTACAGAAGTTATTCAACTGTACCGTTTACGTTGGCAAATTGAATTGGTATTTAAGACATGGAAATCGTTGCTCGACATGCACAAAGTTAAAGCTGTAAAAAAAGAACGACTGGAATGCCAGTTGATGGCTAAATTCATTTGGATAATCCTTAACTGGAAGATATTCCGATGTTTGGCGAACTTTATTAGGCAAAATTCACCGGATAATGCCTGCTCCGTATGGAAGTTTTTTAAGCAGGCCAGGCAATGCTCTCACTTGTTGAGAATGGTTGTTAGCGGAAAACTGCATTTTACCATTTGGTGTGATTTATTTTCAGCCAGCGTTGTGAAGAATCTTCTTATTGAACCTAAAAAAGGAAAAAAAGCCAGTCTACATATACTGAATGAAGTGTTCTTTTCCTTAAGTTAACGGCTATGGCGTAGAAGCTTGAATTATTCGAGGTTAGAGCGTCCACGCTCCCGGTTTAGTGTAAGTGTGGACGCTTACTTCCCGGATAGCTCGAGCGTGGACGCTCAAACTTGCGAAATATAAAATAGAATACAACAGCCCTGCTCTCAAAGAGGGGAACCGCACAATTCCTCCGCTTTTTGTTGAATTTGACAGTTATTTTATCAGTACCATGGTAACATCAGTTAGGTAATTTACTATTGTTCAACAACGTTTCCAGCGTTTTAAGCCTTGAAGCCCAGAAGCTGTCAAAGTAATCTATCCATTTCTGCAGTTCGTTAAAGCCATCCTGCTTAAGGGTGCAATAACGCTCCCTCCCCTGGTCCTGTATTGAAATAAAGCCCGCAGTTTGCAGGATCTTGATATGCTTGGATACTGCAGGGCGGCTCATGTCGAAATTTTCGGCAAGGCTGTTAATGGTGAGGCTATCTGCCGAGAGCAGCATCAGCATTTTCCGCCTGCTGGGATCGGCAATTACCTGGAAAGCATCAAGCGTTGGTATGGCCATGTTGCGCAGCACTTAAAAGATTATTGATAGCCGGAAGTTTTTGTGCCCAGCCTCCGTTCATCGCGTTGTAAAGGTCGAGATTTACGGTGTCCGAGAAACCGCTGTGTTCGAGGAAAACCTCGGTGCCGTTTTCTTTCGGTTCCAGCTTCCAGATCACTACCGAATCGAGTGTAATTACGCCGTCACCCGGTCCGCTCTTCCACGAATACGAAAGCTTTTCAAAAGGTACTACCTCTAATACTTTGCAATAGATGATACCATCAAAATCGAGCGCAGGCATCGGGCCTGTTCTAAACTGAAAATCGAACCCTACGATAGGCTGAAAGTCATTTTTCATGATCCATTGTGCCATCAGATCGGCGTTGGTAAGATACTCCCAAACCATTTCGGCCGGATGAGCGAAGAAAAACTGGTGTTTGATGATTTTTGACATAATAGGTAACTTTTAGGTTACTCAAATATATAGGTAACTTTGAAGTTACGCAATTTTATTTTAAAATATTTTGATGCGCTTATGGCCCG
The sequence above is a segment of the Mucilaginibacter celer genome. Coding sequences within it:
- a CDS encoding IS4 family transposase, producing the protein MAGFLDPLQLDTIARRTGFLQRTSKLKPKEFIDTLMFSEFDHSRLSLQDCCNDLAHQHQKSLSKVALHKRFNEHSFSFLKSVLAEQITQKLDIKSGKDWKPFTRVMITDSCKFALPQQYKDDYPGFGGARSKALMNMQYAFDLKQGNWETLELTKVSENDKAYSKRSLQDIKAGDLHIRDLGYVTHGYLLKVSTEKAFFLNRLHPGWKPISRSTGKAINWHTLYQEMQLSKRNRFETMVTIGKGEEAFDCRLIAVPVPEKVWSERIRKAQIRAKSVGYELTDDYKYRCRFSIFITNTTIELLNATEVIQLYRLRWQIELVFKTWKSLLDMHKVKAVKKERLECQLMAKFIWIILNWKIFRCLANFIRQNSPDNACSVWKFFKQARQCSHLLRMVVSGKLHFTIWCDLFSASVVKNLLIEPKKGKKASLHILNEVFFSLS
- a CDS encoding ArsR/SmtB family transcription factor, whose protein sequence is MAIPTLDAFQVIADPSRRKMLMLLSADSLTINSLAENFDMSRPAVSKHIKILQTAGFISIQDQGRERYCTLKQDGFNELQKWIDYFDSFWASRLKTLETLLNNSKLPN
- a CDS encoding SRPBCC family protein; this translates as MSKIIKHQFFFAHPAEMVWEYLTNADLMAQWIMKNDFQPIVGFDFQFRTGPMPALDFDGIIYCKVLEVVPFEKLSYSWKSGPGDGVITLDSVVIWKLEPKENGTEVFLEHSGFSDTVNLDLYNAMNGGWAQKLPAINNLLSAAQHGHTNA
- a CDS encoding DoxX family protein; the encoded protein is MSINQKISSFFLRLAIGISYLWEVADRLGLLGINGQPHVGWGDWKHFTAYAKQVMSFLPPALVNPLAAIASIGEGGFGLLLIMGLFTRMAAIGSGVLSLCFAIAMAISFGIESPLGYSVFTLSAASFLLAGLTQYSWSLDNWLASCKINRKLSAYQSAQRNVEREEPYAEFADIDQIRAFVKISYRI